Proteins encoded in a region of the bacterium genome:
- the asnS gene encoding asparagine--tRNA ligase, with product MTAQSIAALLTGQVPVGTEVTVRGWVRSRRDSKAGLSFVQVHDGSCFDPIQIVAPASLANYAGEVQRLSAGCSVSATGELVESQGKGQSVEIRAASLAVVGWVEDPETYPMQPKRHSFEYLREQAHLRPRTNTFGAVTRVRDCLAQATHRYFHEHGYYWIHTPIITASDAEGAGELFRVSTLDLANLPRTADGGVDFAEDFFGREAFLTVSGQLNVENFCCALSKVYTFGPTFRAENSNTSRHLCEFWMIEPELAFADLNDDADLAEDYLHYIYRSVLDERADDMAFFDKHVQKGVAERLERFVEKSFARMEYDEAVKALEGADAKFEFPVRWGADLQSEHERWLTEEHVGRPVVLMNYPKEIKAFYMRLNDDGRTVAAMDVLAPGIGEIVGGSQREERLDVLDARIAEMGLPVEPYWWYRDLRRYGTVPHAGFGLGFERAIMYATGLQNIRDVIPFPRTPKSAEF from the coding sequence ATGACTGCACAGAGCATTGCCGCGCTGCTGACAGGCCAGGTGCCGGTGGGCACCGAGGTCACCGTCAGGGGATGGGTCCGCTCGCGCCGCGACTCGAAGGCGGGCCTGAGCTTCGTCCAGGTGCACGACGGCTCCTGCTTCGACCCCATCCAGATCGTGGCCCCGGCTTCCCTCGCCAACTATGCAGGGGAGGTCCAGCGGCTGAGCGCCGGCTGCTCCGTGAGCGCCACCGGCGAACTGGTCGAGTCCCAGGGCAAGGGCCAGAGCGTGGAGATCCGGGCCGCGTCGCTCGCCGTCGTCGGCTGGGTCGAGGATCCCGAGACATATCCCATGCAGCCCAAGCGCCACAGCTTCGAGTACCTGCGCGAGCAGGCCCACCTGCGCCCGCGGACGAACACCTTCGGCGCGGTGACCCGCGTGCGGGACTGCCTGGCCCAGGCCACCCACCGCTACTTCCACGAGCACGGCTACTACTGGATCCACACGCCCATCATCACGGCCAGCGACGCGGAGGGCGCCGGGGAGCTTTTCCGCGTCTCGACCCTCGACCTGGCCAACCTGCCGCGCACGGCGGACGGCGGCGTGGATTTCGCGGAGGACTTCTTCGGCCGCGAAGCCTTCCTCACCGTCTCGGGGCAGCTCAACGTCGAGAACTTCTGCTGCGCCCTGTCGAAGGTCTACACCTTCGGGCCCACCTTCCGCGCCGAGAACTCCAACACCTCGCGCCACCTCTGCGAGTTCTGGATGATCGAGCCCGAGCTGGCCTTCGCCGACCTGAACGACGACGCCGACCTGGCCGAGGACTACCTGCACTACATCTACAGGTCGGTGCTCGACGAGCGCGCCGACGACATGGCCTTCTTCGACAAGCACGTGCAGAAGGGCGTCGCCGAGCGCCTGGAGCGTTTCGTGGAGAAGAGCTTCGCGCGCATGGAGTACGACGAGGCGGTCAAGGCCCTCGAAGGTGCCGACGCCAAGTTCGAGTTTCCGGTGCGCTGGGGGGCCGACCTGCAGTCCGAGCACGAGCGCTGGCTGACCGAGGAACACGTCGGCCGCCCGGTCGTGCTGATGAACTATCCGAAGGAGATCAAGGCCTTCTACATGCGCCTCAACGACGACGGCCGCACCGTCGCCGCCATGGACGTGCTGGCGCCGGGCATCGGCGAGATCGTCGGCGGCAGCCAGCGCGAGGAGCGTCTGGACGTCCTCGACGCGCGCATCGCCGAGATGGGCCTGCCCGTGGAGCCTTACTGGTGGTACCGCGACCTGCGTCGCTACGGCACCGTGCCCCACGCCGGCTTCGGGCTGGGCTTCGAGCGCGCGATCATGTACGCCACGGGCCTGCAGAACATCCGCGACGTGATCCCTTTCCCGCGGACGCCGAAGAGCGCGGAGTTCTGA
- a CDS encoding sigma 54-interacting transcriptional regulator, translating to MKGCMDYDARARRGREGALDQDLLDRARLLYRQERFEESLAVCRRAVGETEDGAIVVVGGAPCVLKRDAVVLAAWCLYDLRRFEACRSWLFKAQDRGWLSSGDVEAAVVTMWIHNCEGRYEAVIDEVGRLLDRADPTLDLVDRGWLFYTRGAALRMTGDMAGALDDLMTARTLFRLVGRRDLRAEVGNLVGLVRFRLRRFEEAEELFLDAVEMNKSLGLTRRVADNLQNLGLTCYKTGRYDRARKLFQEIMGTRHLSADRICRARIALGKLDVLQRRFADARSNLMAAYTLAVEQHKPREECLALEYLGDVFREEGRPAEARRYYARAMVIARKIAPEGDLMLELLRREGECLSTLDRFPQAEVLLGQAMALARRQRDPFELGVTQRCRAELLARQGCLIEGIAAMEAAVSVLSGIRADHELALAHLTAAALYVDAAGDPGIAAEIVDRDTSSGPSAEPAAPVVQVMVTRARRHAVAAEFLFQRVGEPYWERRAGQLLAVVDGHGRRGGGREPGRSPADVDPRAMVVVSRAMRRIMSRCDMYAPYTDPVLVTGETGTGKELICRRLHDASPRRAGPFVPVNCAAIPADLFEREFFGHARGAYTGAESEAPGFVAQAEGGTLFLDEIGDLPLHLQAKLLRLIEYREYRRLGDPRERTADVRLVAATNTCLTDLVEEGRFRKDLYYRLRMMTIDVPPLRERREDIQPLLDLFLTRMTGRATSAADIFLPARLESIASSRLEGNVRELMQIARDGLLQHGRTDRAAAPPSRGDPDAGAHGRRNGRPSSDELHRLLDSCGGNKTALAKSLAVSRSTLYRWMSGLS from the coding sequence ATGAAGGGATGCATGGACTACGACGCGCGGGCACGGCGCGGCCGCGAGGGCGCTCTCGATCAGGATCTGCTGGACAGGGCCCGTCTCCTCTACCGCCAGGAGCGTTTCGAGGAGTCGCTGGCGGTCTGCCGTCGCGCCGTCGGCGAGACGGAAGACGGTGCGATCGTCGTGGTCGGCGGCGCTCCCTGCGTGCTCAAGCGGGATGCGGTCGTACTCGCCGCGTGGTGCCTGTACGACCTGCGCCGCTTCGAGGCGTGTAGGTCCTGGCTGTTCAAGGCCCAGGACAGGGGTTGGCTGTCCAGCGGCGACGTGGAGGCCGCCGTCGTGACGATGTGGATCCACAACTGCGAGGGACGTTACGAAGCCGTCATCGACGAGGTGGGCCGACTGCTGGACAGGGCCGATCCGACGCTGGACCTGGTGGATCGCGGCTGGCTGTTCTATACGCGCGGCGCGGCCCTGCGCATGACCGGCGACATGGCCGGCGCCCTGGACGACCTGATGACCGCCCGCACGCTCTTCCGCCTGGTCGGCCGGCGCGACCTGCGCGCGGAGGTCGGCAACCTGGTGGGGCTCGTCAGGTTCCGACTGCGCCGCTTCGAGGAGGCCGAAGAGCTGTTCCTCGACGCCGTGGAGATGAACAAGTCCCTGGGACTGACCCGCCGCGTCGCGGACAACCTGCAGAACCTGGGCTTGACCTGCTACAAGACCGGCCGCTACGACAGGGCGCGCAAGCTCTTCCAGGAGATCATGGGCACCCGGCACCTCTCTGCCGACCGCATCTGCCGTGCCCGCATCGCCCTGGGCAAGCTGGATGTCCTGCAACGCAGGTTCGCGGACGCCCGCAGCAACCTCATGGCCGCCTACACCCTCGCCGTCGAGCAGCACAAGCCCCGCGAGGAATGCCTCGCCCTGGAATACCTGGGCGACGTCTTCCGCGAGGAGGGCAGACCCGCCGAGGCCCGGCGCTACTATGCCCGTGCCATGGTGATCGCCCGCAAGATCGCGCCCGAGGGGGACCTGATGCTGGAGCTGTTGCGCCGCGAGGGCGAATGCCTGAGCACGCTCGACCGGTTCCCCCAGGCCGAGGTCCTGCTGGGACAGGCCATGGCCCTGGCCCGCAGACAGCGCGATCCCTTCGAGCTGGGCGTGACGCAGCGCTGCCGCGCCGAACTGCTGGCGAGGCAAGGATGTCTCATCGAGGGGATCGCAGCCATGGAGGCGGCCGTCTCCGTCCTGTCCGGGATCAGGGCCGATCACGAACTGGCCCTGGCGCACCTGACGGCGGCCGCTCTCTACGTGGACGCGGCCGGGGATCCGGGCATCGCGGCCGAGATCGTCGACCGGGACACCTCTTCCGGGCCGTCCGCCGAACCGGCGGCGCCGGTCGTCCAGGTGATGGTCACGCGCGCCAGGCGTCACGCCGTGGCCGCGGAGTTCCTCTTCCAGCGCGTCGGCGAGCCGTACTGGGAGCGGCGGGCGGGACAACTGCTCGCGGTCGTGGACGGGCACGGCCGCCGGGGAGGCGGTCGCGAGCCGGGGCGCTCACCTGCGGACGTCGATCCGCGCGCGATGGTGGTCGTTTCCCGGGCCATGCGTCGCATCATGTCGCGCTGCGACATGTACGCCCCGTACACCGACCCCGTGCTGGTGACCGGCGAGACGGGAACCGGCAAGGAGCTGATATGCCGGCGCCTGCACGACGCCAGCCCACGCCGTGCGGGGCCCTTCGTGCCGGTCAACTGCGCCGCCATCCCGGCCGACCTCTTCGAGCGGGAGTTCTTCGGGCACGCGCGCGGCGCCTACACCGGCGCCGAGAGCGAGGCGCCGGGCTTCGTGGCGCAGGCCGAGGGTGGCACCCTGTTCCTGGACGAGATCGGCGACCTCCCGCTGCACCTGCAGGCCAAGCTGCTCCGTTTGATCGAGTACCGCGAGTACCGTCGCCTCGGCGATCCGCGTGAGCGCACGGCGGACGTGCGCCTGGTCGCGGCCACCAACACGTGCCTTACCGACCTGGTGGAGGAGGGACGCTTCCGCAAGGACCTCTACTACCGCCTGAGGATGATGACCATCGACGTGCCGCCGTTGCGCGAGCGCCGCGAGGACATCCAGCCCCTGCTCGACCTCTTCCTGACACGCATGACCGGCCGCGCGACCAGCGCCGCCGACATCTTCCTGCCCGCCCGTCTGGAAAGCATCGCGTCGTCCAGGCTCGAGGGCAACGTGCGCGAGCTGATGCAGATCGCCCGCGACGGACTGTTGCAGCACGGTCGGACCGACCGCGCCGCGGCGCCTCCTTCCCGCGGCGATCCCGATGCCGGCGCGCACGGCCGGCGCAACGGCCGACCGAGCAGCGACGAGCTGCACCGGCTGCTGGACTCCTGTGGCGGCAACAAGACCGCCCTGGCTAAGAGCCTGGCGGTTTCCCGCTCGACCCTCTATCGCTGGATGTCCGGCCTGTCCTGA
- a CDS encoding sulfatase: protein MRRYTIVFLLALTTLQCARPRPEPEYLGPVFGPGPRRVVVVSLDCLRADHLGCYGYPQPTSPRLDALCEDSVRFARATAPYNWTLPSHTSLFTGLYARGHGVRKENQAVSPEIPNLVEPLREAGFATAAFTGGAYMARRYGHARGFDTFWSSEEDYLQWAEILERGEDWLTDHADEDAFLFLHTYEIHMPYQPPIKYLREILGYHRTKFMGGVREVQNYLTGAPPEIAVEVVGRYDAGILYTDDLLGGFIARLDAAGLADNMLLIVTSDHGEAFWEHGRWGHNGDLLGPQLTDVPLIVRLPRTVFPAFAGKIVEDEVSFLDIMPTVLDAVGVEPGSDIDGFSLLPELIGRPVNVADAEARERRTVKIDGDETLLGLCESRNYVSLRAGGWSVVVPGPTSADIDTLGGAVPYQVGIDTRAWPALYRIAQDPWELEPLPLEGKTAAALSAAAARLAGRPGERDAAPSEIQIPPGLRRRLQALGYL, encoded by the coding sequence ATGCGCAGATACACGATCGTCTTCCTGCTCGCGCTGACCACCCTGCAATGCGCCAGACCCCGGCCCGAACCGGAGTACCTCGGCCCGGTGTTCGGCCCCGGGCCCAGGCGCGTCGTGGTCGTCTCCCTGGACTGCCTGCGGGCCGACCACCTCGGCTGCTATGGATACCCCCAGCCCACCAGTCCGCGCCTGGACGCGCTGTGCGAAGATAGCGTCCGCTTCGCGCGGGCGACCGCTCCCTACAACTGGACGTTGCCCTCGCACACCTCGCTGTTCACGGGGCTGTATGCGCGGGGGCACGGCGTGCGCAAGGAGAACCAGGCCGTCTCCCCGGAGATCCCGAACCTGGTCGAACCGTTGCGGGAAGCCGGTTTCGCGACCGCCGCCTTCACCGGCGGCGCCTACATGGCGAGGAGGTACGGCCACGCTCGCGGTTTCGACACCTTCTGGTCGTCAGAGGAGGATTACCTCCAGTGGGCCGAGATCCTCGAGCGCGGCGAGGACTGGCTCACCGACCACGCCGACGAGGACGCGTTCCTGTTCCTGCACACCTACGAAATCCACATGCCGTACCAGCCGCCCATCAAGTACCTGCGCGAGATCCTGGGCTACCACCGCACCAAGTTCATGGGCGGCGTGAGGGAGGTCCAGAACTACCTCACCGGCGCCCCGCCGGAGATCGCCGTCGAGGTCGTGGGCCGCTACGACGCCGGCATCCTCTACACCGACGACCTGCTGGGCGGGTTCATCGCCCGGCTCGACGCTGCGGGGCTCGCCGACAACATGCTGCTGATCGTCACCAGCGACCACGGCGAGGCGTTCTGGGAGCACGGCCGGTGGGGTCACAACGGCGACCTGCTGGGTCCGCAGCTCACGGACGTGCCCTTGATCGTGCGGCTGCCCCGCACGGTCTTCCCCGCTTTCGCCGGCAAGATCGTCGAGGACGAGGTCAGCTTCCTGGACATCATGCCCACGGTGCTGGACGCCGTGGGGGTGGAACCGGGTAGCGACATCGACGGCTTCTCGCTGCTGCCCGAGCTGATCGGGCGTCCCGTGAACGTCGCGGACGCGGAGGCGCGCGAGCGCCGCACCGTCAAGATCGACGGGGACGAGACGCTGCTGGGACTCTGCGAGTCGCGCAACTACGTATCGCTGCGCGCCGGCGGGTGGTCGGTCGTCGTGCCGGGTCCCACGTCCGCAGACATCGACACCCTGGGCGGGGCCGTGCCCTACCAGGTAGGCATCGATACGCGGGCCTGGCCCGCCCTCTACCGCATCGCGCAAGATCCCTGGGAACTCGAACCGCTGCCGCTGGAGGGCAAGACGGCCGCCGCGTTGAGCGCGGCGGCGGCGCGCCTGGCCGGTCGACCCGGCGAGCGGGACGCGGCGCCCTCGGAGATACAGATCCCGCCGGGGTTGCGCCGCAGGCTCCAGGCGCTGGGCTACCTCTGA
- a CDS encoding mechanosensitive ion channel encodes MSDWLADLDSRIVTTALRLAVTLGVALVVRLAAFPLLVRLSRRSNTRLDDVIVARLRGPAILTIVLAGIAWSLLWLDGGSPLHLVSVGVLKTLGIVVWAVVLGGIGGMLLESASRRADGRGAIQTKTLPLFVMIWKVLVYGIACYFLLAAWHINVTTWLASAGVAGIAVGFAAKDTLANLFAGVFILADAPFKIGDYIVIDDTVRGQVTEIGLRSSRMLTRDDVEVTVPNAIIGNAKIINETGGPYQKMRVRVPVSVAYGSDVDRVRELLLQCAADVPHVVPDPQPRVRFRRLGNSGLELELMAWVAEPVYRGRVVDRITDRVYKSLVAAGVEIPYPKQDVYIKELPKT; translated from the coding sequence ATGTCGGATTGGCTGGCGGATCTGGATTCACGCATCGTCACAACGGCACTCAGGCTGGCCGTCACGCTGGGCGTGGCGCTGGTGGTCCGGCTGGCGGCGTTCCCGTTGCTGGTGCGGCTGAGCCGGCGCAGCAACACCCGTCTCGACGACGTCATCGTGGCGCGCCTGCGCGGCCCCGCCATCCTGACGATCGTCCTGGCCGGCATCGCCTGGTCGCTGCTCTGGCTGGACGGCGGATCGCCGCTGCACCTCGTGTCCGTCGGCGTGCTCAAGACGCTGGGCATCGTCGTCTGGGCCGTGGTGCTGGGCGGCATCGGCGGCATGCTGCTGGAATCGGCGAGCCGCCGCGCGGATGGCCGGGGCGCGATCCAGACCAAGACCCTCCCCCTGTTCGTCATGATCTGGAAGGTCCTGGTCTACGGGATCGCCTGCTACTTCCTGCTGGCGGCCTGGCACATCAACGTGACGACCTGGCTGGCCTCGGCCGGCGTGGCCGGCATCGCCGTGGGCTTCGCGGCCAAGGACACCCTCGCCAACCTCTTCGCCGGCGTCTTCATCCTGGCCGACGCGCCCTTCAAGATCGGCGACTACATCGTCATCGACGACACGGTCCGCGGCCAGGTCACCGAGATCGGCCTGCGCTCCTCGCGCATGCTGACCCGCGACGACGTGGAGGTGACCGTGCCCAACGCCATCATCGGCAACGCCAAGATCATCAACGAGACCGGCGGGCCCTACCAGAAGATGCGCGTGCGCGTGCCGGTCTCGGTCGCCTACGGCAGCGACGTGGACCGGGTGCGCGAGCTGCTGCTGCAATGCGCCGCAGACGTACCGCACGTGGTCCCGGACCCGCAGCCGCGCGTGCGCTTCCGCCGGCTGGGCAATTCGGGGCTGGAGTTAGAGCTGATGGCCTGGGTGGCGGAGCCGGTCTACCGCGGCAGGGTCGTCGACCGGATCACCGATCGGGTCTACAAGTCGCTGGTGGCCGCGGGCGTGGAGATTCCGTATCCGAAGCAGGACGTGTACATCAAGGAGTTGCCGAAGACCTGA
- a CDS encoding glycosyltransferase: MTGHKPTEPRKRYDLNVSIIIPVFDKLELTRQCLAALWKHTPGDRYEIIVVDNGSTDGTAEYLRELETEGLVRALIQEENQGFARACNRGAAAARGRYLLFLNNDTEVTDGWLSPLVQTLDHDPYVGAVGSKLLFPDGTIQHAGVALVLEDRPQGQVFGARHVLYRKAADTKAANQPQIMRALTAACLMVRSDVYFQVVGFDEAYWNGNEDVDMCLKMGEAGWRLVYRPESVVVHHESQSGRERWTGLSENQKRLDRRWRGRAKPDYYVSLEGEARPAEDFSIRSYAPPRVRFENAAPCPQDPPTASVIVLTHNALEYTKQCTDALLQHTDPRHEIVFVDNASSDGTVAWLRELAAREDRCRAVYNQENLGYAAGNNIGLARAGGDYLVLLNSDVVVTAGWLDKLIACAEAHPQAGVVGPVTNSITGVQKLPKVGYDTETLKDLDLFAKMHGDAVAGQDEPALWVVGFCMLIKREVMTRIGGLDERYGLGNFEDTDYCLRNFLAGYQTLIAMDCFVHHFGSRSFAAARVDYRKSLETNWEIFKEKWGIPAETAYGEKFDLEGIILDGHNPVLHYHPLPRARGMMPIEPTPAELAKRLGEGEDLFRAGRIADAETLFRYALYWNADDSRAANDLAVALWKQQRTREAGAVLEDLLVREPRNVDARYNLDEIRKELAERVETRSGEAAPKPEETVGI, encoded by the coding sequence ATGACCGGCCACAAGCCGACAGAACCTCGTAAACGGTACGACCTTAACGTCTCGATCATCATTCCCGTCTTCGACAAGCTGGAGCTGACCAGGCAATGCCTGGCCGCGCTCTGGAAGCACACGCCGGGCGACCGGTACGAGATCATCGTCGTGGATAACGGGTCCACCGACGGCACCGCCGAGTACCTGCGCGAGCTGGAGACCGAGGGGCTCGTCAGGGCCCTGATCCAGGAGGAGAACCAGGGCTTCGCGCGCGCCTGCAACCGGGGCGCCGCCGCCGCCCGGGGCCGTTACCTGCTGTTTCTGAACAACGATACCGAGGTGACCGACGGCTGGCTGTCCCCGCTCGTCCAGACCCTGGATCACGATCCCTACGTGGGGGCGGTCGGCAGCAAGCTGCTCTTCCCCGACGGGACCATCCAGCACGCGGGCGTGGCGCTGGTGCTCGAGGACCGCCCGCAGGGCCAGGTCTTCGGTGCGCGGCACGTACTGTACCGCAAGGCCGCCGACACCAAGGCCGCCAACCAGCCCCAGATCATGCGCGCCCTGACCGCCGCCTGCCTGATGGTGCGCAGCGACGTCTACTTCCAGGTGGTCGGCTTCGACGAGGCCTACTGGAACGGCAACGAGGACGTCGACATGTGCCTCAAGATGGGCGAGGCCGGCTGGCGTCTGGTCTACCGGCCCGAGAGCGTGGTCGTGCACCACGAGTCGCAGAGCGGCCGGGAGCGCTGGACCGGTCTGAGCGAGAATCAGAAGCGGCTCGACCGCCGCTGGCGGGGACGCGCGAAGCCCGACTACTACGTGAGCCTCGAGGGGGAGGCGCGGCCCGCGGAGGATTTCTCGATCCGCAGCTACGCGCCGCCGCGGGTTCGCTTCGAGAACGCCGCGCCCTGTCCCCAGGACCCGCCCACGGCGTCGGTGATCGTGCTGACCCACAACGCCCTGGAATACACCAAGCAATGCACCGACGCGCTGCTGCAGCACACCGATCCCCGCCACGAGATCGTCTTCGTGGACAACGCCAGCAGCGACGGCACCGTCGCGTGGCTGCGCGAGCTGGCCGCGCGCGAGGACCGCTGCCGGGCCGTCTACAACCAGGAGAACCTCGGCTACGCGGCCGGCAACAACATCGGTCTCGCCCGCGCCGGCGGCGACTACCTGGTGCTGCTCAACAGCGACGTGGTGGTCACCGCAGGGTGGCTCGACAAGCTGATCGCCTGCGCCGAGGCCCATCCCCAGGCGGGCGTGGTCGGGCCTGTCACCAACAGCATCACCGGGGTGCAGAAGCTGCCCAAGGTCGGCTACGACACGGAGACCCTGAAGGACCTGGATCTCTTCGCCAAGATGCACGGCGACGCGGTGGCCGGTCAGGACGAGCCGGCGCTGTGGGTGGTCGGCTTCTGCATGCTGATCAAGCGCGAGGTGATGACGCGCATCGGCGGCCTGGACGAGCGCTACGGCCTCGGCAACTTCGAGGACACCGACTACTGCCTGCGCAATTTCCTGGCCGGCTACCAGACGCTGATCGCGATGGACTGCTTCGTGCACCACTTCGGCAGCCGCAGCTTCGCAGCCGCCAGGGTGGACTACCGCAAGTCGCTGGAGACCAACTGGGAGATCTTCAAGGAGAAGTGGGGCATTCCCGCCGAGACGGCCTACGGCGAGAAGTTCGACCTGGAGGGCATCATCCTGGACGGGCACAACCCCGTGCTCCACTACCATCCCCTGCCGCGCGCGCGCGGCATGATGCCCATCGAGCCGACGCCGGCCGAGCTCGCCAAACGGCTGGGCGAGGGCGAGGACCTCTTCCGGGCCGGGCGCATCGCCGACGCGGAGACCCTCTTCCGCTACGCCCTGTATTGGAACGCCGACGACAGCCGCGCGGCCAACGACCTGGCCGTGGCGCTCTGGAAGCAGCAGCGGACGCGGGAGGCCGGCGCGGTGCTGGAGGACCTGCTGGTCCGCGAGCCCCGGAACGTGGACGCCCGCTACAACCTCGACGAGATCCGCAAGGAGCTGGCGGAGCGGGTCGAGACGCGCAGCGGCGAGGCGGCGCCGAAGCCGGAAGAGACGGTCGGGATCTAA
- the feoB gene encoding ferrous iron transport protein B translates to MAPTPVHRASDFLVAVAGNPNSGKTTLFNALTGANARIGNYPGITVEIRTGHMRLPHAGRVRLIDVPGTYSLTARSPDEEVAINALLGRKGLRRPDVVLLVLDGTALERNLYLLMQVLEFEIPVVAVVNMLDAARDDGVDINFDALRKVFGIPIVGTIARRRQGVGLVRETLDELLCNLDDAPRPGWQWEPADELTADLEGFEELIAEEVRFRLDTPGSRRAFALWLLTSLHPRSELEVRPRLREHTLAVQERIAAAGRDLARESVAARFEAIDRITPGIVRRQPRHRDSTEKIDSVLTHPLWGSVVFLVIMGLIFQALFSWSDPMIGFIENTFARLAGLVRTSLPAGFLRGLLADGIISGVGAVVVFLPQILFLFLFVSILEGTGYLSRAAFLVDRLMNRLGLHGHAFVPMLSGYACAIPAIMATRTIDNTRDRLLTILSIPLISCSARLPVYTLIIALVFPAADKIGFLSTGTLVLFVIYTLSSGMAMLAASFLGRTVLRGELRPLLMELPPYRLPDPRSVLQVLLERTAAFLTTAGSVILVATVVLWAMLSFPRSSLIASEAAGTPRQHAAQLQDSFAGRIGSVLEPVLEPLGFDWKIGVGLIGAFAAREVFVGTMGVIYGVGEGADEESVGLREAMRRDRRPDGRPLWTPLTGVSLIAFFMIAMQCVSTLAVTRRETGSWGWTLFMVGYLSTAAYLVSLLVYQGGRLLGYA, encoded by the coding sequence ATGGCCCCGACTCCGGTCCATCGCGCCTCCGATTTCCTGGTCGCCGTGGCGGGCAATCCCAACTCGGGCAAGACCACCCTCTTCAATGCCCTGACCGGCGCCAACGCGCGCATCGGCAACTACCCGGGCATCACCGTCGAGATCCGCACCGGCCACATGCGCCTGCCGCATGCCGGACGCGTGCGCCTGATCGACGTGCCCGGCACCTACAGTCTCACGGCACGATCCCCGGACGAGGAGGTGGCAATCAACGCCCTGCTCGGCCGCAAGGGCCTGCGCCGTCCCGACGTCGTGCTGCTGGTGCTCGACGGCACCGCCCTGGAGCGCAACCTCTACCTGCTGATGCAGGTGCTCGAGTTCGAGATCCCCGTGGTCGCCGTCGTCAACATGCTCGACGCCGCGCGCGACGACGGGGTCGACATCAATTTCGACGCCTTGCGCAAGGTATTCGGCATTCCCATCGTGGGCACCATCGCGCGCCGGCGGCAGGGCGTGGGCCTGGTCCGCGAGACGCTCGACGAACTGCTCTGCAACCTGGACGATGCGCCGCGTCCGGGTTGGCAGTGGGAGCCGGCGGACGAGCTGACGGCGGATCTGGAGGGATTCGAGGAGCTGATCGCCGAGGAGGTCCGCTTCCGGCTGGACACACCCGGCAGCCGCCGCGCCTTCGCCCTCTGGCTGTTGACCAGCCTGCACCCGCGCAGCGAGCTCGAGGTGCGCCCCCGTCTCCGGGAGCACACCCTGGCGGTGCAGGAGCGTATCGCGGCCGCCGGCCGCGACCTGGCCCGCGAATCGGTAGCGGCCCGTTTCGAGGCCATCGACCGGATCACGCCCGGGATCGTGCGCCGCCAGCCGCGGCACCGTGATTCCACCGAGAAGATCGATTCGGTGCTCACCCATCCGCTGTGGGGGTCCGTGGTCTTCCTGGTGATCATGGGCCTGATCTTCCAGGCCCTGTTCTCGTGGTCGGATCCCATGATCGGCTTCATCGAGAACACCTTTGCCCGCCTCGCCGGCTTGGTCCGCACTTCGCTGCCCGCCGGTTTCCTGCGCGGGCTGCTCGCGGACGGCATCATCTCCGGCGTGGGGGCCGTTGTCGTGTTCCTGCCGCAGATCCTGTTCCTCTTCCTGTTCGTCTCCATCCTGGAAGGGACCGGTTACCTGTCCCGTGCGGCGTTTCTCGTCGACCGGCTCATGAACCGGCTCGGCCTGCACGGCCACGCCTTCGTGCCGATGCTCAGCGGCTACGCCTGCGCCATCCCCGCCATCATGGCCACGCGCACCATCGACAACACCCGCGACCGCCTGCTCACGATCCTGTCGATTCCGCTGATCAGCTGCTCGGCACGTCTGCCGGTGTACACCCTGATCATCGCCCTGGTGTTTCCCGCGGCCGACAAGATCGGTTTTTTGAGCACCGGCACCCTGGTCCTGTTCGTGATCTACACCCTCAGTTCGGGGATGGCGATGCTGGCGGCGAGCTTCCTGGGCCGCACGGTTCTCAGGGGCGAGCTGCGGCCGCTGCTGATGGAGCTGCCGCCCTATCGGCTGCCCGATCCCCGGTCGGTTCTGCAGGTACTCCTGGAGCGGACGGCGGCCTTCCTGACCACCGCCGGGTCGGTGATCCTGGTCGCGACGGTCGTGCTCTGGGCCATGCTCTCCTTCCCGCGTTCCTCCCTGATCGCCAGCGAGGCCGCGGGTACGCCGCGACAGCACGCCGCACAGCTGCAGGACAGCTTCGCGGGCCGGATCGGCAGCGTCCTCGAACCGGTGCTCGAGCCGCTGGGCTTCGACTGGAAGATCGGCGTCGGCCTGATCGGGGCCTTCGCGGCGCGCGAGGTCTTCGTGGGCACCATGGGCGTGATCTACGGCGTCGGCGAGGGCGCCGACGAGGAGAGCGTCGGCCTGCGCGAGGCCATGCGCCGCGACCGCCGGCCGGACGGGCGTCCCCTCTGGACGCCTTTGACGGGCGTCAGCCTGATCGCCTTCTTCATGATCGCCATGCAGTGCGTGAGCACGCTGGCCGTCACACGCCGGGAAACCGGCAGCTGGGGCTGGACCCTCTTCATGGTCGGTTACCTCAGCACCGCGGCCTACCTGGTCTCCCTCCTGGTCTACCAGGGCGGCCGCCTGCTCGGATACGCCTGA